The sequence ATTGCCACGCCGAAGCAGTGGGCGGCCCATGATATGGCCCCGCGACAGGCGGCATTTTTGCGGCAAAATCTGCACCTTTTACAGGCGGCACTCGCGGATCGCGGGATACCCCTGCACTATCATCAGTGTGCTGATTTTCAGGATTCCATTCTCTGGCTGGCGGATTTTTGCCAACAACAGCAAGTTGATGCGCTGTTTTACAATCAGCAATATGAGCTGAACGAGATGCGACGTGATGAAGCATTCACCGTTCAACTTAATCGCCGATCAATTGCCTGTCATAGCTTCCATGACAGTGTGTTATTGCCGCCGGGGAGTGTCCAGACTGGCAACAATGAGATGTACAAAATATTTACCCCGTTCCGCCGAGCCTTTATTCAGCGCTTGATGATGAGTGATTGCCGCTCTGTACCTGCCCCCAAAGCGCGCCAAAATGCGGGCGCTATCACATTAACACCACTCGAACCTTTTGATTATCCTCAACAATCTGTCGACAGCCAGTTATTTCCGGCAGGTGAAGAGGCGGCATTGCAGCGCCTGCGCAGCTTCTGCCGTGAGCAAGTTCAGGACTACCTGCAACAGCGTGATCTGCCCGCCGTCGCGGGGACCAGTGGCTTATCACCCTATCTGGCGTTGGGAATACTTTCACCCCGTCAATGCTTTAACCGCCTGCGTGCAGAGTGTCCGGATCTGTTGGAGAGCAGTGATTCAGGGGCCTTTACTTGGCTGAATGAGTTGATCTGGCGTGAGTTTTATCGTCACTTATTAGTGGCCTATCCCCGTTTATGCCAGCATCATCCCTTTATGGGCTGGACTGATGCGGTAAGATGGAATCACTCAGAACCGCAATTAATCGCCTGGCAGCAGGGGCTGACGGGGTATCCTATTGTCGATGCTGCGATGCGGCAACTGAATGAAACTGGTTGGATGCATAACCGTCTGC comes from Yersinia mollaretii ATCC 43969 and encodes:
- the phrB gene encoding deoxyribodipyrimidine photo-lyase codes for the protein MATHLVWFRHDLRITDNLALHAACQDEQAKVMAVFIATPKQWAAHDMAPRQAAFLRQNLHLLQAALADRGIPLHYHQCADFQDSILWLADFCQQQQVDALFYNQQYELNEMRRDEAFTVQLNRRSIACHSFHDSVLLPPGSVQTGNNEMYKIFTPFRRAFIQRLMMSDCRSVPAPKARQNAGAITLTPLEPFDYPQQSVDSQLFPAGEEAALQRLRSFCREQVQDYLQQRDLPAVAGTSGLSPYLALGILSPRQCFNRLRAECPDLLESSDSGAFTWLNELIWREFYRHLLVAYPRLCQHHPFMGWTDAVRWNHSEPQLIAWQQGLTGYPIVDAAMRQLNETGWMHNRLRMITASFLVKDLLIDWRLGERYFMSQLLDGDLAANNGGWQWAASTGTDAAPYFRIFNPTTQGERFDKEGTFIRRWLPELAAVPDRDIHQPWRWAQQQQQHLNYPPPLVDHKLARLATLAAFDAAKRDGSKDP